One Streptomyces formicae genomic window, ACGAGGGAAAGAAGAAGCCCCTCGCCTACGAGTCCGAGCTCGGCGTCGTGCGCCGGAAGAGCGACGGCAAGACGCTGGTCGACTGGCGCCCCGCCGTGCTGCACCCGGAGCTGAAGGACGGCGACCGCCTGGTCACCGGTGAGGCGGGCGACCCTCCGATCAAGGCCGTGGACCGCGACGGGGCCGAGCTGACGGCGGCCAAGTACCCCTCGCTCGGGACGGTCCTGGACGGTCTGCGCGAGAAGTACGGCAAGAAGGCGGGCGGCAAGGCGGGGATCGAGCTGCGCGTGGTGCGGGCGGACAGCGCAAAGAAGAAGGGCGCGACCGGCGCGACCGCCAAGAAGGACGACGCGAAGTCCACGCCCGACAAGACGCTCCTGACGCTCGCCCCCGGCACTCCCGGCACCCTGAAGACCACGTTCAGCGGCTCCCTCCAGGCCGCCGCCGAGCGCGAGACGGCCAAGCGGCAGCGCGCCTCCGTCGCCGTCGTCAAGCCGAGCACGGGCGAGATCCTGGCCGCCGCCAACTCCACCCCCACCGGCTTCAACACGGCCTTCCAGGGGTCGATCGCGCCCGGCTCCACGATGAAGGTCATCAGCGCGTCGATGCTCCTGGAGAAGAAGCTGGCCGGGGTCGACAAGAAGCACCCGTGCCCCAAGTACGAGACGTACGGCGGCTGGAAGTTCCAGAACGACGACAAGTTCGAGATCAAGGGCGGCACGTTCCGTGCGAGCTTCGCGCGCTCGTGCAACACGGCCTTCATCAGCCAGGCCAAGAAGCTGCAGGACGACTCCCTGACCAAGCAGGCCCAGGAGGTCTTCGGACTCGGCCGCGACAACTGGTCGATCGGCGTCCCGACCTTCGACGGCGCGGTGCCGGTGCAGAGCGACGCGCAGATGGCCGCGTCGCTCATCGGGCAGGGCGGCGTGCGGATGAACCCGTTGAACATGGCGTCGGTCTCGGCGACGGTGAAGTCGGGCACGTTCAAGCAGCCCTACCTGGTCTCGCCCGACCTCGACGACCGCACGCTGGCGACCGCCTCCCGCAAGATGTCCGGCTCGACGGCCTCGGCGGTGCGCGACCTGATGCACTACACCGCGACCTCGGGCACGGCCGTGAAGCCGATGTCCGGCCTCGGCTCCGACATGGGCGCGAAGACCGGCTCCGCAGAGGTCGACGGCCAGAAGAAGCCCAACGGCTGGTTCACCGCCTACCGGGGCGACCTGGCGGCGGCCGCGGTGGTCCAGGAGGGCGGCCACGGCGGCGACTCGGCGGGGCCCGTGGTGCGGGCGATGTTGCTGGCCGGGGGCTGACGGAGCCCTGCGGGCGGCTGGGCGGCTGGGCGGTTCGACGGCTGGGCGTGCTGTCCGCGGGTGGGTCGTGGCCGGTCGCGCGGTTCCCCGCGCCCCTTCGGGGCGCTAACCGGTCGCGTGCCCCGTACACCGACCGCTAGCGTGCCGGGCATGAGCGCTACTGAAACCTCCGTCCACCCCCGTTTCGCCGAGGCCCTGCGGGAGCTGGGGCTCGGCGAGCTCGTTTCCGAGGTCCGCCGGTTCCCGGAGCAGACCCGCACCGCGCAGGAGGCCGCGGCGGCCATCGGCTGTGAGCTCAGTCAGATCTGCAAGTCGCTGATCTTCGCGGCGGACGGCGTGCCCGTCCTGGTCCTGATGGACGGCGCCTCGCGCGTCGACCTGGAACTCGTGCGGCGGGAGCTCGGGGCCGAGAAGGTCACCCGGGCCAAGGCGGACGTCGTCCGCGCGACCACCGGATACGCGATCGGCGGCGTACCGCCCTTTGGCCACGCCACCAGGACCCGCGTCCTCGCCGACCGCTCCCTGCTCGGCCACGACGTGGTGTGGGCGGCCGCGGGCACGCCCTACGCGGTCTTCCCGATGGCGCCCAAGACGCTGGTCGCCCACGCGGGCGGGGCCCTGGTGGACGTGCGCGAGATCGCCAAGTGACCCCGCTGGTCGCGGCGGCCGTCCTGCTCGCCGCCGTCACCCACGCGTGCTGGAACGCGATCGCCCACCACATCACCGACAAACTCGTCGGCTTCACCCTCATATCCGGCGGCGGCACCCTGATCGGCCTGCTGCTCGCCCCCTTCGTGCCGATGCCCGACGCGGCGGCCTGGCCCTACCTGGTCCTCTCCGCCGCCCTCCACGTCGGCTACTACGCCCTGCTCATGACGTCGTTCAAGCTCGGCGACTTCGGCCAGGCGTACCCGATCGCGCGCGGCACGGCGCCGCTGGTGGTCACCGTCCTGGCCGCCGTGTTCGCGGGCGAGATCCCCGACGGCTGGCAGGCGGCGGGCGTCGCCGTCTCCTGCGCGGGCCTGACCGGGCTCGCCCTGTGGGGCATACGGGGCACGGGGCGCCGCCCCGACTGGGCCGCGATCGGCGCCGCGCTCGCCACGGGCGTCTCCATCGCCGCGTACACGGTCGTCGACGGCCTCGGCGTCCGCGCCTCGGGGTCCTCGATGGGGTACATCGCGTGGCTGATGATCCTGGAGGGCATCGCCGTCCCCGTGTACGCCGCCTACCGCTGGCGCTCCGAACTGGTCCCGAAGCTCCGACCGTTCGCGGCCGTGGGCCTGCTCGGCGCGGCGCTCTCCGTCGCCGCGTACGGCCTGGTCCTGTGGGCCCAGACGAAGGCGGACCTCGCGCCGATCTCCGCGCTGCGGGAGTCCTCGATCATCGTCGGTGCCGCGATCGGGGCAGTCTTCTTCAAGGAACGGTTCGGGGCGCCGCGACTGCTCGCCGCGGGCCTGATGGTGGCGGGGATCGGGCTGATGCTGCACGCTGGGTGAACCGCACGTGATCCACGAGGAGTTGAGGGGCATGCCCGGTCGTCCGAGCACGCGCTGACGTCGTAGGCCGTCATCGGCCCGTCATCGCGTGCCGCCCTTGAGACGCGGCACAGCGAGCCCTCCCCTGCCCGAAATCCCTTGCGCCCGTGGCGCGTCGGGGCCGGGCGGGCCTCGCACTCGGCCGACCTCCAAGGGATCACCGCACCGTGCCGACCCCCTCCCCCTCCCCGTACCCCGCCCCCTCGCTGTGGCGTGACCGCGGCTTCCGCGCGCTCTGGGCCGGGCAGACCGCCTCCCAACTCGGCGAGCACACCGCCCTGATGGTGCTTCCGCTGATCGCCGTGCTGACCCTCGGCGCCGACGCGGGGCAGCTCGGCGCCCTGCGTGCCGTGGGCCAGGCGCCGGTCCTGCTGCTCTCGCTCCTCGTCGGCGCGTGGGTGGACCGCCGGCGCACCCGTACCGTCATGGTCCTCGCCGACGCGGGCCGGGCGCTCGCGCTCTGCGGTGCCGCCGCGGCCTGTCTGCTCGGCGGCCCCGGGCTGCCGGTCCTGTGCGCGATCGCCTTCGCGGTCGGGGCCCTCTCGGTCTTCTTCGACGTGGCCTA contains:
- a CDS encoding YbaK/EbsC family protein; protein product: MSATETSVHPRFAEALRELGLGELVSEVRRFPEQTRTAQEAAAAIGCELSQICKSLIFAADGVPVLVLMDGASRVDLELVRRELGAEKVTRAKADVVRATTGYAIGGVPPFGHATRTRVLADRSLLGHDVVWAAAGTPYAVFPMAPKTLVAHAGGALVDVREIAK
- a CDS encoding DMT family transporter, which codes for MTPLVAAAVLLAAVTHACWNAIAHHITDKLVGFTLISGGGTLIGLLLAPFVPMPDAAAWPYLVLSAALHVGYYALLMTSFKLGDFGQAYPIARGTAPLVVTVLAAVFAGEIPDGWQAAGVAVSCAGLTGLALWGIRGTGRRPDWAAIGAALATGVSIAAYTVVDGLGVRASGSSMGYIAWLMILEGIAVPVYAAYRWRSELVPKLRPFAAVGLLGAALSVAAYGLVLWAQTKADLAPISALRESSIIVGAAIGAVFFKERFGAPRLLAAGLMVAGIGLMLHAG
- a CDS encoding penicillin-binding transpeptidase domain-containing protein — translated: MGKRRRAVERRSVGIKNGKVHPGVLGGAAAVVVCAVGATAFALSGGSESGSGGSSVDDKPVASGPPTAAEVHGTAKAFLAAWAKGDAAGAAALTDDRAAAEKALTSYAKEGRLSEVKLTPGRRSGADVPFKAAATVSYEGKKKPLAYESELGVVRRKSDGKTLVDWRPAVLHPELKDGDRLVTGEAGDPPIKAVDRDGAELTAAKYPSLGTVLDGLREKYGKKAGGKAGIELRVVRADSAKKKGATGATAKKDDAKSTPDKTLLTLAPGTPGTLKTTFSGSLQAAAERETAKRQRASVAVVKPSTGEILAAANSTPTGFNTAFQGSIAPGSTMKVISASMLLEKKLAGVDKKHPCPKYETYGGWKFQNDDKFEIKGGTFRASFARSCNTAFISQAKKLQDDSLTKQAQEVFGLGRDNWSIGVPTFDGAVPVQSDAQMAASLIGQGGVRMNPLNMASVSATVKSGTFKQPYLVSPDLDDRTLATASRKMSGSTASAVRDLMHYTATSGTAVKPMSGLGSDMGAKTGSAEVDGQKKPNGWFTAYRGDLAAAAVVQEGGHGGDSAGPVVRAMLLAGG